In the Hirundo rustica isolate bHirRus1 chromosome 2, bHirRus1.pri.v3, whole genome shotgun sequence genome, agctggaggagacATGAATTTCCCTCACTTAGTGTCCTTGGCAGCCTATCTTGCATCCCATGGAGTTCTGTGCCTGCGGTTTACTTGTAAAGGCCTTAATGTTGCCTACAGGACTAAGGCTTTCAAAGCAGTTCTGGTAAGGGGTGACCAAAGCCTAGATCCATGGGTGTTGTCTTCCAGGTTTCTTAAATTACAGCCAGAGATTAGTCAAGCAACGGTGGGAAAATTAGCACCAATGTTTAGGTAAATGGAGCACTGTGTGTGAACAAAAACAGTGGAAGCAGTTCTTAGATGGGCACAAGTGTGCAGGTTTGAGttcagggagaaagaaaagcttgaCAAAAAGCAAGGGTGTTTCATGGGAAAACTtgcagcttgaaaaaaaaatggaagaatttaAGTTGGAAACTAGCTGGGTGATTTGGGAGGGCTTGGTGAGGGGAGGGAGATGAAAAGAGACAGCTTCGGAAGCAGTTTTGACAGGAAGTTGATCTGAGAATTGTGTTGGGTCTTAGAGGGTTCTCAGGTGGGAGAAAGAGTCAGGAATTGGGTCACAGCAGGATTTGAAGGAAGAGAGGTTGGAATTAGCATATGACAAACCAAAGTAATCTTTGATTCCAAAATCAGTTGAAAGTGTTATCTGCATGTGTTTATCTCTTTCTGCTGCTACCTCATTAAAGATGTCCTTAGGTACCTAGGTTTTGCTAAAATAAGCAGCCTTTTGTTGCAAGAGTATCAGCTTAAGATTATCCCCCAGATCTGGACCATGGGAgtggagtggattttttttttttttttttttcctgattatcTAGGGAATTATTTTAGTGGGGCATAGGAAGCACTTTGCATTGAGCATGAGGCATTTTTATAGGGGAACAAAGTCCAGTTCTAAACGATATTGTGATTATATGTACATTAATCTGAAGTCAGAACTTTGCTGTCTTTAAAGTAGATCTCCATTCTTTTTGGAAGAAGTATAATGTTGTTAGTACATTTATATTAATATGCTGCTACGTAAAGGTAATTTTTAGGCATCTGCTAAGATAGCAGCTGATTAGTTGTCTcctaaaacctgaaaaaatgttgctgaaatttatcttttctgtGGAGTGTAACTGATCCTGTCACAAACTTGTAAACTGAGTTGATACATAATAATCACTTGTTTTGGTAACTTGATAGGGCATCTGATATTTTTGACTTATTCAGAGCTAATGTGAAATTGATTATGTTTATGTTGTTGCTGCAAAATGTTATGAAACCATTTGTGTGATAAAACCCAAGAGAGCACCATGTATGTATGTTCTTTGTTTAATCTGCAGTGCTGAAAGACCTTGCCATTTTCTGTGTAGTAGctacaaacagaagaaatttccAGCTTCCCAGCTGTCTTTATTCTGAAttgaaatgcttctttttctcttatttctttaggaatatttaaaactttCCGATGATTATAAACTTTCTGGTGTTTTCCTTGCAGGTATTATtatcaatatttttctctcttatgCTGTTTCTAATAATAGCAATCTGTAAGTGTCCCAAGCCTATCCCACTTTGGTGAGAAGTGAATGAACCCTCCTTATGATACCATAGATCTTACTACAGAGAACTCAGAAATTGCAGGGTATGAGTTTTCTGATTATCCTTGTGCACTTTATAACTGCAGGTTTTGAAGAATTCTGATTACTGATACATAGAAAACAGATTTACCAGGACAGGCTTTGGTAATTAAAACCTATTGGCAGATTAAAAAAGTCAGCTATGTTATGTGAAAAGGGGAATAGATGGGGGTGATTAGGATTATCTTGATAGGGGAAATTCTAAGTTTTCTCTTTAAGTGAAACCAAATCTGTGCTGATATAAGAATAAGCCACTTGTAACACTCAGTTACAGCACACTGACAACTCAAATGCCTGCTATTTGAGGAGATACTTTGATATTCCCTTGCTGTTACTGTCTGACTTCATGTTACAAGttcacacttttttcccctcccttctgcTTTTAGGCTGAAGTTCAAGGTGTGCATAAACACTtgctggatttgttttgtgAGCAAAGTGAAATCGAGCATAGAACCTTGTTTTGAATTTGAGCAATTTGAGtttgcatgaaaaaaatgatACAGGATAATGTAATGGCTATCTCCGATTTCCAGGCTCTGGAGCATAGGACCAGTTCCTCTCCTCCCTTGGCCCCAGGATGGGCTGTTGTTCCTTCCAGTATTACAGGAGATCCCTgtccatttgtattttctttctcttccccttctttttaaaacaggGATGTAAATGTTACAACTAGACAAATATCTTtgcagaaaatgttgaaattagGATTAACGTTTTTCATGGAGTAGGACATCCCTAGGATTTTGTACCACTGAAATACACTCAGTTGGCTTGGGCTTGGGAGTTTTTCACTAAATCAGAATGAGGATGAGGTGACAGCAGATAAtacttttttcctgtatttctgcGTGGGAGAAAGGCCGTTCCATGGGCTCAcgagctgctgcctctgtgaTACGTCAGCTGAGccaggatgatgatgatgatttcATTCAAGGACTCGTGTGTTTATCTTACCCACTGCATCGACCAAAACTGCAGTCCAAGCTCCGGGATGAGGATTTATTACTGATCAGCTGTCCAGTGCTGTTTGTCTCAGGATCAGCAGATGAGATGTGTGAAAAAGTGAGTACCCTTGTAAATCCTGCTATGAAagggcagcctggaggagaagcAAGGAGCCTCAGTGATGCCTGTACTTCACCTGATTAACAGCTTTCCCTAAACAGGCATCTTCTGAAGGAAGCATTGGGTAGGCAACTTAATCAGACACAAGGAAGCCTGGCAGTGCTTTCTGTTGCTGTTTAAAAGTTAATGATCATGCTTGATCTTCCACTTTAGCAAGTTCATCTTTGGGCCATTGAAATACCACTGATTTAAATGGTGTTGGTAGGATTGTACAAACTAAAAGTACAGGCCTATGGAAGGAGTGAATTAtttgcaattttgttttaaCCGTTTCAGGTTACAAAACCTGTGCTTTGCCATTAGTTTCACCTTGGTCATATTTTCATGGCAAATTCTTCTAGCAAAGCAGTTCTACCCCCATGTCAGGCTTCTGTGGTAGAAGGTGATATTTTTGTAGAGATGAAGAGCAGGTTTCCCCTGCATGTTCCCTGCGGAGGCAGGGAAACGGGGCTCTTCTGCCTGTTTTCTTGCAAACAGGTATCTGTTGTTCTTGAACAGGTCAGCTTGAATCTGGGGCTATGTGCAATTGGCATTTTCCATGCTTGGACAGTTTCTAAGGAGTCAGTGCTTTTGTGAGGAGTTGTTGCCAAAATACTAGGCTAGTGACCAGCAGATCCTTGGAGTGCCCTCTTAATGGGGAAATCTTTGACTTTGTGAGCTGGTTCTTT is a window encoding:
- the TEX30 gene encoding testis-expressed protein 30 isoform X1, translating into MSGQAEVKVKIPFGNKYLDAVFSVPEKKPTYGVILTHGAGGDMNFPHLVSLAAYLASHGVLCLRFTCKGLNVAYRTKAFKAVLEYLKLSDDYKLSGVFLAGRSMGSRAAASVIRQLSQDDDDDFIQGLVCLSYPLHRPKLQSKLRDEDLLLISCPVLFVSGSADEMCEKQLLEGVVSKMKAPKKIHWIDKANHGMAVKGRTKNDVMEEINAQVFSWLRENVQLQHK
- the TEX30 gene encoding testis-expressed protein 30 isoform X2, which codes for MNFPHLVSLAAYLASHGVLCLRFTCKGLNVAYRTKAFKAVLEYLKLSDDYKLSGVFLAGRSMGSRAAASVIRQLSQDDDDDFIQGLVCLSYPLHRPKLQSKLRDEDLLLISCPVLFVSGSADEMCEKQLLEGVVSKMKAPKKIHWIDKANHGMAVKGRTKNDVMEEINAQVFSWLRENVQLQHK